The genome window TGGTCCGACTCTTCCAGCAGATACCGCAGGGTGACCGCGGCAGGTTCCGGGGTGCCGGCGAAGAGGATCCTCATCGGTTGAACCACTCGCTCGCCCGGATTTCGCCCATGACGTCGCGGCGGGTTTCCGGCGCCATCCGCTGGAAGAACATCACCCCGTCGAGGTGGTCGGTCTCGTGCTGGACGCAGCGGGCCAGCAGTCCGGTGGCCTCCCGGTCCACCGGCTCCCCGTCGACGGTGACCCCGGAGACGTGGATCTGTGCCGCGCGGGTGACGTCTCCGCCGACGTCGGGCACCGACAGGCACCCCTCCCGCCCGGTCTGTGTCTCTTCGCCGATGGCTTTCCACACCGGGTTGATGATGTGCCCGCGGTCGCCGTCGCAGTCGTAGACGAAGACGCGTCGGGTGACACCCACCTGGTTCGCCGCCAGTCCCACTCCACCGGCGGCATCCATCGTCTCGTACATGTCATCGACGAGGGTGCGCAGGGTCGGATCGGACGGGTCGGTGATCTCCTCGGCCACGGTCCGCAGGACCGGGTCACCGAAGAGACGGATGTCAAGAGCAGTCATGACCGCCCAGTCTATCCCACCCGCACCGGGTCAACGACCACGCGCAGGGGTTCGGACTGCCGATGCGTCGCCCGCACCGCCTGTGCCGCGCGCAGCGCCGCCCCGACCTGCTCTACCTGCTCCCCCGCTGCCCGGATGATGAGCCGTCGGGCGCGGTGCGCCTCCTGCTCCCCCAGTCCGGCCGGGAGTCGGACGCCGCCCGGCAGCTCCACGGGGCCGAGAAACTCGACGGCCAGACCCGCGGACTCCGGGCGGGACTCCCACGCCTCCCGCAGTTCGGTCAGCGACTCGGGTGTCCCGTCGACGGCAACGAAGACCACGGCCGGCGGCAGATGCGCCTCCCGGCGGCTCGCCAGTTCACGGGATGCCGCCCCCTCTGGATCCCAGCGGATGAGCGCCTGCACCGCCGGGACGTCCGGCGCCGACACCACGAGAACCTCCCCGCCGTTGTCCCGCGGCACCACCAGGCAGGTCATCTCCATCCACCGGTCCAGGGCATTCTCGGCGGCCCGCAGATCTTCACGGTTCAGTGAGAGCCATGGATCGAGGACCACCGCACATCCGTAGCCGCCCTTGGCGACCGGCTCGGCCCCGGTCGTCGCCACCACGAGTCGCGCCCCGGCGGGCACCGTGGGATGGATCTGGGAACCGCCGGAGACGGTCACCGGAATGCCGGTGAATGCCCGCCCCAGTTCCTCGGCGGTCCGGTCCTGGCCGATGACCGTCATCCGCAGCGCATGCCCACCACAGGTGGTGCAGGTGAAGTGGCCCTCGATCGCCCCGCACCACCGGCACCGGGGTGCCGCCGCCTCGTCACCGGACCCCCCGGGCAGTTCCAGTGGACCGTTACACCGGCGGCATCGGGCCGAGGTCCGGCAGGAGGTACACGCCAGCGCCGGGGCATAACCACGGCGCGGCACCTGGATCAGCGCCGGGAGCCCGGCTTCCAGCGTCCGTCGTACCGCCGCGAATCCCGCGGCGGGTAGCCGGGTGAAGGACGCATGAGCGTCGAAGATGTCGTCGAGGCCGTGGACCCATGGCATCCTTGCGGCCAGTGCCTCCGGGGTGGGACGCAGCGTCGGCAGGAACCCTTCCTCGACCCAGGCCTGGATCTCGGCCGACCGGTGGGCACCGCCGACGATGAAGGCGAACCCCTCGGCCTCGGCCCGCATCCGCAGCACCTCGCGGGCGTGGATGTACGGGGCCCGCGGGTCGACCAGCGACTCGTCACTCTCCCCGACGAGCACGACCAGCCGCAGATCCTGCACCGGGGCGGTCGCCGCCGAGCGGGTGCCCACCACCACCCGGCCCTGTCCGGCCAGCACCGCGAGATAGCGGCGGTACCGGGCCTGTGGGCCGATGGCGGCGGAGAGTTCCGTGATCTGCGCAGCGGCCAGGAACTGTCGCAGGGCGCCGGTGATCCGGTCGACCTCCCGCTGGTTCGGGGCGACGAGCAGGACCCCGCCACCAGACCAGGCCACAGCCGCGGCCAGTTCGGCGATCCGGGTCGGCCAGTCCTCTCCCGGCGTCCACAACCAGGACGCCCGCACAGCGCGACCGTCGAGGACTCCGTTGATCAGGCTGTCCGCGTGCCGGTACGCCGACCAGTTCTCCAGTGCGGCGCCACGGGCGACGTCCCCCAGATCCTGCGGCGATTCCAGGGCGCCGTAGAGGTCCTCCCAGCTGCCTCCGTCGCCGAAAAGGCCGGCCTTCTCCGCACTGGCGTGCCGGGAGGGGACGCAGGCCCGGAGGATGTCGGAACGGACGCCGGCGTACCGGTCGGCCAGCCGGTTGACGAGGTCCCACAGCTGGGGCGGAACCACCGGCGTCTCCCCGAGGACACGCGACAGCGGCGCCAGGCGTCCGGAGTGATCGCTGGCCCTGCGCCGTTCGATGACGACCGCGTCGACCAGGCGTCCGGCGAAGCGTACCCGGACCCGCACTCCGGCGACCGCGGACGCATCGAGCTCCTCCGGGACGGCGTAGTCGAACAGCCGGTCCAGGTGCGGCATGCCCAGGAGCGGGAGGACCCGGGCGACAGGAAGGTCCACAGGTCGGTACCTGATCTAGCGGGACGCCGCAGCCCTGAGGTCATCGACCCGGTCGGTGTGCTCCCACGGAAGGTCGATGTCGGTCCGGCCGAAGTGGCCATAGGCGGCAGTCTGCGCGTAGATCGGGCGCAGCAGGTCCAGTTCGCGGATGATCGCGGCGGGACGCAGGTCGAAGACCTTCTGCACGGCAGCCTGGATCGATTCGTCGGTCTGTCCCGGAGCTGCGGTACCGAAGGTCTCGACGTAGAGGCCGACCGGCTGTGCCTTGCCGATGGCGTAGGCGACCTGCACCTCGGCCCGGTGGGCGAGGCCAGCGGCGACGATGTTCTTCGCGACCCAGCGCATGGCGTAGGCGGCGGAGCGGTCGACCTTGCTCGGGTCCTTGCCGGAGAACGCACCACCACCGTGGCGGGCCATGCCGCCGTAGGTGTCGACGATGATCTTGCGGCCGGTCAGACCGGCGTCACCCATCGGTCCACCGAGGATGAAGGAACCGGACGGGTTGATGAGCACCGTGAGGTCGTCGGTGACGAAATCGGTGAGGCCCGCGTCCTGGACGACCCAGCCGATGACGTGCTCGCGCAGCTGCTCCTCTAGCCACTCCTGGCTGACCGAGGGATCGTGCTGGGTGGAGATGACGACCGTGTCGAGGTGGTGCGGCCGGTTGTCGGCGTCATAGGCGAAGGTGACCTGGGTCTTGCCGTCCGGACGCAGGTTGGCGACGATACCTTCCTTGCGGACCTGGGTCAGCCGGCGGGACAGCCGGTGGGCCGTGGCGATCGGCAGCGGCATGAGCTCCGGGGTCTCGTCGGTGGCGTAGCCGAACATCAGGCCCTGGTCTCCGGCGCCGGCCTCGTCGTCGGCGTCGCGAGCCGTGCCGTCGTCACCGGTGCGGTACTCGTGGGAGGTCGTCACCCCGTCGTTGATCTCCTGGGACTGGGCCCCGATGGCGACATTGACGCCACAGGTCGACCCGTCGAAGCCGACCTCCGAGGAGGTGAAGCCGATCTCCCGGATGACAGTGCGGACGAGGTCGGGGATCTCGACGTACCCGTCGGTCTTCACCTCGCCGGCGATGTGGACCTGGCCGGTGGTCACGAGGGTCTCCACGGCCACGTGGGACGCCGGGTCCTTGGTGAGCAGTGCGTCGAGGATCGTGTCGGAGATCGCGTCGCAGATCTTGTCGGGGTGACCTTCAGTCACGGACTCACTGGTGAAAAGCCGGAATGACACTGATGACACTGAGGTGTTCTCTTCCTGTCGGGAGACGGATAGGACAGTTGTTCTCATATTAGACTAAGCGGTCTACGCGGGTACGGGCCGGTCCCCGGCGTGGTTCGCCCGGGGTCGACGCCCGCAGCATATCGGCGGGAGGCATGGAGCCTACTCCGGAGCGAACAGCTCGTCGAGGGCGTCGAGAATGTGCGATGCCACCACCAGCTTTGACGCCGCCGGCACCTCGGTCACATCCTCGGCACCGGGCTGGTCACCGGGGGTGAGCAGCCAACCGGAGCTGGAATCCTGACCGAAGACCAGCCCGTCACCCACCGCATTGCACATCAACAGGTCGCAGCCCTTCCTCGCCAACTTGGCCCGGGCCAGGTCGAGAGGAGTGTGGTCGGCATCCCCGGTTTCCGCGGCGAAGCCGGCGATGAGCAGGCCCTCCGGAAGCTCACCGGTCCGGCGGGCCTCGACGAGACCACGCAGGATGTCCGGGTTCTCGGTGAGGGAGAGCGTTGAGAGGTCGGTGTCCCCGCCCTTCTTCAGCTTCGCCTCCGCCGCTGACGCGGGGCGGAAGTCCGCGACCGCCGCGGACATGATCACCGCGTCCACACTACTGGCGGCGTCCACGACGGCCTGCTGCATTTCTCGGGCGGTCCGCACCCGGGTGACCGTGGCACCCGAGGGCTCCGGCAGGTCATCGGTGTATCCGGCGATGATCTCCACCCGCGCACCGCGCTGTACGGCGACATCGGCCAGGGCGAATCCCTGCCGACCCGAGGACGCGTTGCCGAGGAAGCGCACCGGGTCCAGCGGCTCATGCGTGCCGCCGGCGGTGATGAGGATCCGACGGCCGACCAGCGACCGCCGGAAGATCCCGAAGCAGTCATGGGCGGCCAGGGCCAGGGCGGCGATATGCTCCGGCTCCGGCATCCGACCGGCACCGGAATCCGGACCGGTGAGCCTGCCGTGGGCGGGGTCGAGCACCACCGTGCCCCGGCGACGCAGCGTCTCCACGTTCTCCCGGGTGGCCGGATGTGCCCACATTTCGGTGTGCATCGCCGGGGCGAGGACCACCGGACAGGTCGCCACCAGACAACTGGCGGTGATCAGGTCATCTGCCCGTCCGTGGGCCAGCCGTGCCATGAGGTCGGCGGTCGCGGGCGCGATGACCACCAGATCGGCCTCCTGGCCGAGCCGGACATGCCGGACCTCGTCGACGTCCTCGAAGACGGTGGTAGTCACAGGGTTACCCGACAGGGCCTCGAAGGTGGCTGTACCGACAAACTTCAGCGCGGCCTCGGTCGGCACCACGTGGACGTCATGCCCGGCCTTGGTGAAGGTACGGATCAGGGCGCAGGCCTTGTAGGCGGCGATTCCCCCTCCGACCCCGACGAGGATACGCAGTGCCCCGGACGCCCCGGACGCCCCGGTGTTCACGGTGTCCGCCTGGTCGGCGGTTCTCCTCGGTGCCGTTGATGCGGCGACAGTCTGTGCCGCAGCGGCCGGATCAGCCGCATCTGTCGCCTCATTCGCAATGTCAGTCACGGTGATCCAGCCTAGCCCACCGGGTGTCCAGGCGAAGCCATGTGCCTGGGTCCGGTCCCGGCTGGTCGCTCCAGGTCGGTCGCGTCCCGGAAAACTGTTCCGGAGATCCCACCCGGCAAACCGACCCGGCGATGAAACGACGACGCCCGCCCCACCGTCACGCGGTGGGGCGGGCGTCGTCGGAACGTGGAGTCGGCGCGGCGGCTCCGGAAGTGTCCGGAAGAAACTCAGCCTTCGGTGTGCTCGAGAAGATCCTGGTCGATCTCGCGCAGCGCGATCGACAGCGGCTTCTCCTTGTTCTCCGGGGCGACCAGGGGGCCGACGAACTCGAAGACACCTTCGCCCACGTTCTGGAAGTAGTTGTTGATCTGGCGGGCCCGCTTCGCAGCGAAGATCACCAGAGCGTACTTCGACGAGACCTTGGTGAGAAGGTCGTCGATCGGCGGGTTGGTGATGCCGATCGGCTGGTCGAAGACCGTCGAGTTGTCGTTGACGTCGACGTCCTGAGTTTCCACGTGAATACCTCGTTGTTCAGCATTGTCAGCGTCCACCGGACGCTGCTGTGTGTTCTACTGCCCGTTGCCGAGCAGGATATCGGCGATGGTGCGCACCGCCGTGTCGAGATCGTCGTTGACCACGAGCTGGTCGAACTCGTCGGAGGAATCGAGTTCCTTCCGGGCTGTCTCCAGTCGACGGGCGATGACCTCAGCGCTTTCGGTGCCACGTCCGGTGAGCCGTTCCACCAGATCGTCCCAGCTCGGCGGGGCCAGGAAGACGGTGACGGCGTCCGGCAACAGGCGCTTGACGTTGCGTGCACCTTCCAGATCGACCTCCACCAGGACTGGCCGACCGGCGGCCAGTGCGTCCTCCACCGGGCCCCTGGGGGTTCCGGAAAGCTGAAGTCCACCATGGATTTCGGCCCATTCCAGCATCCGACCGGTCTCGATGGCCTGACGGAAGAGGTCGGTGGAGACGTAGTGGTAGTCCACCCCGTCGACCTCGCCGGGACGCGGGTCCCGGGTGGTCATCGATACGCTGAAGAACAGTTCCGGGACGGCCTCCCGCAGACCCTTGACCACCGTCGACTTCCCGACGGCGGACGGACCTGCGAGAACCACCAGCCGGGGGTTCGTCGCGTCCGTTGTCACCGGGACTACGCCTCGAAGCCGAAACGCTCCAGCAGGGCGCGACGCTGGCGGTCGCCGAGACCGCGCAGACGGCGGGTGGGGGCGATCTCCAGCTCGGTCATGATTTCCTGAGCCTTGACCTTGCCGACCTTGGGCAGAGCCTCCAGCAGGGCGGACACCTTCATCTTGCCGATGATCGGGTCGGTGTCGGCCTTGTCGAGAACCTCCTTGAGGTTGGTTCCGCCACGCTTCAGCTGTTCCTTCAGCTCGGCGCGGGCCTTGCGGGCCTCAGCGGCCTTCTTGAGGGCGTCAGCGCGCTGCTCCGGGGTCAACTGGGGAAGGGCCACGGGTTTCCTCCGTATGTCTCGTTGGATAGATGATGTCGGGTGTTTCCCTCGCCGACGGGGAGGGATCCCCATCAGTGGTTCGGGCGCCTCCGTACGGTCCGTACGGTCCGTCCGGGACCTTCGTCAGAGAGGTCGCGCCATGAAACAACGGGCCAAGTGTAGCGCCCCTACCTGCGGTTGTCGAATACCACCCCAGGCTGAGGCGCTGCGCCGACCAGCTTAATGACCATAACTTATCTGCGGGAACTGTGCGGCGGAATCGGCGACCGCGGTGCGCAGTACCCCAATATCCGGACCTGCGGCGAGGATCGCACGCGAGATGTTGGGGCTGGCCAGATTTTCCGCCGCCCCTGCGATCCGGGCGATGTCGGCGGGGGTACCGCCCTGGGCACCGACTCCCGGCATAAGGATGAGACCGCCCACCGCGTCCAGCACCGGCGGGTCGGTGACGGTCGCACCGACGACCACACCGAGGTTTCCGGCACCACCGGACGCCACATGTGCGGCGTTGCATTCTGCCACCCGGTCGACGACAGTCTGGGCCACCGTCGGGCCGACACCGGCGTCACCGGTGCTCAGCTGTTGGAACTGGGGGCCGGAGGGGTTGGAGGTTGCCGCCAGGACGATGACACCCCGCCCGGTCCGCTCCCCCGCCTCGATCACCGGTTCCAAGGAACCGAATCCGAGGTACGGGGAGACCGTCACCGCGTCCGCGCACAGCGGCGACTCGGTGCCGAGCCATGCAGTGGCGTAGCCGGCCATGGTGGAGCCGATGTCGCCGCGTTTGGCGTCGGCGATCACCAACGTTCCCGCGGCGCGCAGGGACGCCAGTGCGTCCTCCAGGACGGCGAAACCCGCCGACCCGAAGGCCTCGTAGAACGCCACCTGGGGCTTGACCACGCAGGCGGTGTCGGCGAAGGCCTCCACGCAGATCCGGGTGAAGGTGCGCAGACCGTCGACGCTCACCGGCAGGCCCCAGGCCTCCAGCAGGCCGGCGTGCGGGTCGATGCCCACACACAGCCGCCCCAGGGAGGCGGACCGGGCGAGGAACCGGTCACCGAACGTTCCGTCGGTCGACGACTCAGTGGCCATCGTGGTCCACGTCCTGGATGGCGCAGACGCCGGTGTCGGCACCCTTGAGCGCCTCGATGCCCTGCACCGCGGCGATCGCACCCTGAACAGTGGTGACACACAGCACGCCGTGGTTCACGGCGGCCGAGCGGATCTCGTAGCCGTCGTCACGGGCGGTGGCGTTGCCAGCCGGGGTGTTGAGGATCATGTCGATCTCACCGTCGTTGATGAGGTCGACGATCCGGCGGTCGGTGGAACCGGCCGGCAGCTCCTCGGTCTGCTTGGCGACCGTGGTGCACTCGATACCGTTGCGGCGCAGCATCTGGGCCGTACCGGCAGTGGCGACGAGGTTGAATCCGAGGGACGCCAGCCGCTGGATCGGTAGGATCATCGTGCGCTTGTCTCGGTTGGCCACCGAGACGAAGCAGGTGCCGGTGGTCGGCAGGGCGCCGAAGGCGGCCTCCTGGGACTTGGCGAATGCGGTATCGAAGTCACTGCCGATACCCATGACCTCGCCGGTGGACTTCATCTCCGGGCTGAGCAGGCTGTCGAGGACCTTGCCCTGCGGATCCCGGAAGCGGTTGAACGGCAGCACCGCTTCCTTCACCGCGATGGGGTGGCCCTGCGGCAGGGAGCCGCCGTCACGGTCGCCCGGGATCATTCCCTCGGCGGTGAGTTCGCGCAGCGTCGCCCCGGTCATGATGCGGGACGCGGCCTTCGCCAGCGGGACACCGGTCGCCTTCGAGACGAAGGGGACGGTGCGGGACGCGCGCGGATTGGCCTCGATGACGTAGAGCACGTCGTCCTTCAGCGCGAACTGGACGTTCATCAGCCCCTTGACGCCGATGCCGTGGGCCAGGGCAGCGGTGGACCGACGGACGTTCTCGATGTCGGACTCCCCCAGCGTCATCGGCGGCAGGGCGCAGGCCGAGTCGCCGGAGTGGATACCGGCCTCCTCGATGTGCTCCATCACGCCGGCGAGGTAGACCTCGTCACCGTCGCACAGGGCGTCGACGTCGATCTCGATGGCGTTGTCGAGGAAGCGGTCGACCAGCACCGGGTGATCCGAGGTGATTTCGGTGGCGCGGTCGATGTAGTCGCGCAGCGATTCCTCGTCGTAGACGATCTCCATGCCGCGGCCACCGAGGACGTAGGACGGACGCACCAGGACCGGGTAGCCGATCTCCGCGGCGACGGCCTTGGCCTGGGCGAAGCTCGTGGCGGTGCCGAAGGCCGGGGCCGGCAGTGCGGCCTGCTCCAGGAGCTTGCCGAACTCGCCACGGTCCTCGGCGAGGTTGATGGCCTCGGCGGAGGTGCCGATCACCGGGACGCCGGCATCGGTGAGCCGCTGTGCCAGTCCCAGCGGGGTCTGGCCTCCGAGCTGCACGATCACGCCGGCGACCTCGCCGGACTCAGCCTCGGCGCGGTACACCTCCATGACGTCCTCGAAGGTCAGCGGCTCGAAGTACAGGCGGTCGGCAGTGTCATAGTCGGTGGAGACGGTCTCCGGGTTGCAGTTGACCATGACGGTCTCGTAGCCGACGCGGGACAGCTCCAGGGCGGCGTGGACGCAGGAGTAGTCGAACTCGATGCCCTGACCGATCCGGTTCGGGCCGGAGCCGAGGATCAGCACCTTCGGCCGGTCTGCCTGCGGGGCGATCTCGGATTCCGCGGCCGGATCCAGCTCGTAGCTGGAGTAATGGTACGGGGTCTTCGCCTCGAACTCCGCGGCGCAGGTGTCGACGGTCTTGAAGACAGGGTGGATGCCCAGCGACCAGCGCAGGGACCGGACGCCGTCCTCACCGGCAAGTTCGGGACGCTGCGACGCGATCTGGGCGTCCGACAGGCCGAAGAACTTTGCCTCGCGGAGCAGTTCCTCGGAGAGGACCGGGGCGTCCGCCAGTTCGGCACGGAAGTCGACGAGGGCCTTGAGCTCCTCGAGGAACCAGGGGTCGACACCCTTGGACGCGCGGTGCACCTCGTCGACGGTGGCGCCGAGACGCAGGGCGAGCTCCATGTCGTACATGCGGCCCTCGGTCGGGCGGCCGAGATCGTCGAGCACGGCGTTGAGGTCGCCGGCACGCTCACCGGCGAACTGCTCATCGGGGACGGTCCAGAAGCCCGACTGCTTGGTCTCCAGGGA of Corynebacterium terpenotabidum Y-11 contains these proteins:
- the metK gene encoding methionine adenosyltransferase, encoding MSFRLFTSESVTEGHPDKICDAISDTILDALLTKDPASHVAVETLVTTGQVHIAGEVKTDGYVEIPDLVRTVIREIGFTSSEVGFDGSTCGVNVAIGAQSQEINDGVTTSHEYRTGDDGTARDADDEAGAGDQGLMFGYATDETPELMPLPIATAHRLSRRLTQVRKEGIVANLRPDGKTQVTFAYDADNRPHHLDTVVISTQHDPSVSQEWLEEQLREHVIGWVVQDAGLTDFVTDDLTVLINPSGSFILGGPMGDAGLTGRKIIVDTYGGMARHGGGAFSGKDPSKVDRSAAYAMRWVAKNIVAAGLAHRAEVQVAYAIGKAQPVGLYVETFGTAAPGQTDESIQAAVQKVFDLRPAAIIRELDLLRPIYAQTAAYGHFGRTDIDLPWEHTDRVDDLRAAASR
- the carB gene encoding carbamoyl-phosphate synthase large subunit; amino-acid sequence: MPKRNDLNHILVIGSGPIVIGQACEFDYSGTQACRVLREEGLRVTLINSNPATIMTDPEFADHTYIEPIQPEYIEKIFAAEQAAGHKVDAVLATLGGQTALNAAIQLDRLGILQKYGVELIGADIDAIERGEDRQKFKDIVASIGGLSARSAVCHDMDEVHAAVAELGLPVVVRPSFTMGGLGSGLAYTYEDLDRIAGGGLAASPEANVLIEESILGWKEFELELMRDSADNAVVVCSIENVDALGVHTGDSMTVAPSMTLTDREYQIMRDQGLAILRAVGVDTGGCNIQFAINPTDGRLITIEMNPRVSRSSALASKATGFPIAKIAAKLAIGYTLDEITNDITEVTPAAFEPTLDYVIVKAPRFAFEKFPGSDDTLTTTMKSVGEAMAVSRNYISALNKVLRSLETKQSGFWTVPDEQFAGERAGDLNAVLDDLGRPTEGRMYDMELALRLGATVDEVHRASKGVDPWFLEELKALVDFRAELADAPVLSEELLREAKFFGLSDAQIASQRPELAGEDGVRSLRWSLGIHPVFKTVDTCAAEFEAKTPYHYSSYELDPAAESEIAPQADRPKVLILGSGPNRIGQGIEFDYSCVHAALELSRVGYETVMVNCNPETVSTDYDTADRLYFEPLTFEDVMEVYRAEAESGEVAGVIVQLGGQTPLGLAQRLTDAGVPVIGTSAEAINLAEDRGEFGKLLEQAALPAPAFGTATSFAQAKAVAAEIGYPVLVRPSYVLGGRGMEIVYDEESLRDYIDRATEITSDHPVLVDRFLDNAIEIDVDALCDGDEVYLAGVMEHIEEAGIHSGDSACALPPMTLGESDIENVRRSTAALAHGIGVKGLMNVQFALKDDVLYVIEANPRASRTVPFVSKATGVPLAKAASRIMTGATLRELTAEGMIPGDRDGGSLPQGHPIAVKEAVLPFNRFRDPQGKVLDSLLSPEMKSTGEVMGIGSDFDTAFAKSQEAAFGALPTTGTCFVSVANRDKRTMILPIQRLASLGFNLVATAGTAQMLRRNGIECTTVAKQTEELPAGSTDRRIVDLINDGEIDMILNTPAGNATARDDGYEIRSAAVNHGVLCVTTVQGAIAAVQGIEALKGADTGVCAIQDVDHDGH
- the mihF gene encoding integration host factor, actinobacterial type; this encodes MALPQLTPEQRADALKKAAEARKARAELKEQLKRGGTNLKEVLDKADTDPIIGKMKVSALLEALPKVGKVKAQEIMTELEIAPTRRLRGLGDRQRRALLERFGFEA
- the def gene encoding peptide deformylase — its product is MTALDIRLFGDPVLRTVAEEITDPSDPTLRTLVDDMYETMDAAGGVGLAANQVGVTRRVFVYDCDGDRGHIINPVWKAIGEETQTGREGCLSVPDVGGDVTRAAQIHVSGVTVDGEPVDREATGLLARCVQHETDHLDGVMFFQRMAPETRRDVMGEIRASEWFNR
- the rpoZ gene encoding DNA-directed RNA polymerase subunit omega, which produces METQDVDVNDNSTVFDQPIGITNPPIDDLLTKVSSKYALVIFAAKRARQINNYFQNVGEGVFEFVGPLVAPENKEKPLSIALREIDQDLLEHTEG
- the pyrF gene encoding orotidine-5'-phosphate decarboxylase, coding for MATESSTDGTFGDRFLARSASLGRLCVGIDPHAGLLEAWGLPVSVDGLRTFTRICVEAFADTACVVKPQVAFYEAFGSAGFAVLEDALASLRAAGTLVIADAKRGDIGSTMAGYATAWLGTESPLCADAVTVSPYLGFGSLEPVIEAGERTGRGVIVLAATSNPSGPQFQQLSTGDAGVGPTVAQTVVDRVAECNAAHVASGGAGNLGVVVGATVTDPPVLDAVGGLILMPGVGAQGGTPADIARIAGAAENLASPNISRAILAAGPDIGVLRTAVADSAAQFPQISYGH
- the coaBC gene encoding bifunctional phosphopantothenoylcysteine decarboxylase/phosphopantothenate--cysteine ligase CoaBC, with protein sequence MNTGASGASGALRILVGVGGGIAAYKACALIRTFTKAGHDVHVVPTEAALKFVGTATFEALSGNPVTTTVFEDVDEVRHVRLGQEADLVVIAPATADLMARLAHGRADDLITASCLVATCPVVLAPAMHTEMWAHPATRENVETLRRRGTVVLDPAHGRLTGPDSGAGRMPEPEHIAALALAAHDCFGIFRRSLVGRRILITAGGTHEPLDPVRFLGNASSGRQGFALADVAVQRGARVEIIAGYTDDLPEPSGATVTRVRTAREMQQAVVDAASSVDAVIMSAAVADFRPASAAEAKLKKGGDTDLSTLSLTENPDILRGLVEARRTGELPEGLLIAGFAAETGDADHTPLDLARAKLARKGCDLLMCNAVGDGLVFGQDSSSGWLLTPGDQPGAEDVTEVPAASKLVVASHILDALDELFAPE
- the gmk gene encoding guanylate kinase, encoding MTTDATNPRLVVLAGPSAVGKSTVVKGLREAVPELFFSVSMTTRDPRPGEVDGVDYHYVSTDLFRQAIETGRMLEWAEIHGGLQLSGTPRGPVEDALAAGRPVLVEVDLEGARNVKRLLPDAVTVFLAPPSWDDLVERLTGRGTESAEVIARRLETARKELDSSDEFDQLVVNDDLDTAVRTIADILLGNGQ
- a CDS encoding primosomal protein N', translating into MDLPVARVLPLLGMPHLDRLFDYAVPEELDASAVAGVRVRVRFAGRLVDAVVIERRRASDHSGRLAPLSRVLGETPVVPPQLWDLVNRLADRYAGVRSDILRACVPSRHASAEKAGLFGDGGSWEDLYGALESPQDLGDVARGAALENWSAYRHADSLINGVLDGRAVRASWLWTPGEDWPTRIAELAAAVAWSGGGVLLVAPNQREVDRITGALRQFLAAAQITELSAAIGPQARYRRYLAVLAGQGRVVVGTRSAATAPVQDLRLVVLVGESDESLVDPRAPYIHAREVLRMRAEAEGFAFIVGGAHRSAEIQAWVEEGFLPTLRPTPEALAARMPWVHGLDDIFDAHASFTRLPAAGFAAVRRTLEAGLPALIQVPRRGYAPALACTSCRTSARCRRCNGPLELPGGSGDEAAAPRCRWCGAIEGHFTCTTCGGHALRMTVIGQDRTAEELGRAFTGIPVTVSGGSQIHPTVPAGARLVVATTGAEPVAKGGYGCAVVLDPWLSLNREDLRAAENALDRWMEMTCLVVPRDNGGEVLVVSAPDVPAVQALIRWDPEGAASRELASRREAHLPPAVVFVAVDGTPESLTELREAWESRPESAGLAVEFLGPVELPGGVRLPAGLGEQEAHRARRLIIRAAGEQVEQVGAALRAAQAVRATHRQSEPLRVVVDPVRVG